The nucleotide window CCACCTCCTTCACGTCCTTGCGTCCCTTCAGCCAGGCGAGGGACGTGAGGATGTCCTGCACCCGCTCGACGAGGTCTGTGCGGTTGTAGGCGGAGAAGAAGCGCTTGCCCTTCATCGCCTCGTCGCGGACGGCTCGGAGCTTGGCCGATTCGCCCGTGAGGTAGGCGTCAATCGCGAGAACCGCGTGTCCGGCGTCCAGGAGCGCGGCAAGCATGCCCACGGGTTCGCCGCCCATCGGGTTGAGGAGCGCGTTGGCACCGTCGGGATGGACGAGGACGACGGCGGGCGCGCCGGGCCTGGGCTTCGGCGGGCGGTGGAGCCAGGCGGCGACCCCGTCGCCCTTGCCCTTGCGGCCGAGGGTGAGGGGCAGCACGCGAGCGTCGTCGGGGATATTGTCGGCCAGCTTCTCGCCCATCACCTCGCCGCCCTTCGGCAACTCGGCGAGGATGGCGTGGCGGTAGGTCACGCCCAGCGTCTCTTCGAAGCGCTTGCGGTCCTCGGGCTTCTTGGGCAGGAGTTCGTCGCGCTGGCGGCGGGCCTCGGCGATCACGTGGGCCTCGAGGGTGTCGCGCTTCTTGGCCTCCGGGGGCAGCTCGCGGCCCTGCCACACGAGCAGGTCTTCCTTCTTCTCGACCTGGAAGGGCGGCTCGGTGAAGGGCGTGGGGTCCTCGATGCCCATGAGCCACTTTCGGAAGAAGTTGTAGACGGCCTCGCGGTGGCCCTTTGGGTAGCCGTGGGGGCCTTGGAGATGCACGTTAGTCACGCGGTCGGCGGCGCCATATAGCTCGAAGATGCTTCGGACAGCGGGGTACTCCACCTTGGGCGTCTCCTTCGTCCAGTCCCCGCTCACCGAGCACATGATGAGGGGCCTTGGGGCCATGAGGGCGCCGATCTCCATGTTGTTCGTCTCGATGCGGAGCAGCGGGGCGTTCTCGCATTCGCAGCCGCCCTGCATGGTGCAACTGATCATGTTCACCGGCGCCGCCACCTTCACACGGGGGTCAATGGCCATGATCATGAAGGTCTGCGTGCCGCCCCCTGAGCAGCCGGTGACGGCGATCTTGTCGGGAATCACGTCGGGCAGCGTCTGGAGCCAGTCGAGCACACGCACGGCGTTCCAGACCTGGAGTCCCATGAGGCTGAGGCCCCAGAGCTCGTTGCGGGTGGAGGCGATGGAGTGGCCGATCTGCTTGCCGGAGTCGTTGTAGCCGACCATGTCGTAGGCGAAGACTACGCAGCCCATGCGGGCGAGGGTGATGCAGCGGGCGGGCACGGAGCCCTCGGGTTCGGGTTGGTGGCCGAAGCGCCCCTCGCGCCAGTGGCCGTGGGGGCAGGCGACGGCGGGGAATGGCCCCTTCTTGCCCAGGGGGCGGAACAGGTTGCCGCAGGCATAGAAGCCGGGGCGTGCCTCGATGTAGGCTTTCTCGATGGAGTAGCCGTCGCGCTCGATCTTGCCGAAGACCTCGCCCTTGAGCGGCGTCTTCTCGGGCTCGGGCACGAGGCCGCAGCTCACGCGGAGGTGATCGCGGAGCCACGCGGCGCGCGTCTCCCATGCCTCCTTCGACTCGTACTTCGGCATGACCATGCGCTCGTTCAGGTGCCGCACGTGCGAGGGGCGCTGCTCCGCCATCTTGTGCTCCTCTCCGGCCAGGCCGACCGCCCCCAGAGCCAGCAGGAAGCCGACCACGGTT belongs to Planctomycetota bacterium and includes:
- a CDS encoding acetyl xylan esterase encodes the protein MARTVVGFLLALGAVGLAGEEHKMAEQRPSHVRHLNERMVMPKYESKEAWETRAAWLRDHLRVSCGLVPEPEKTPLKGEVFGKIERDGYSIEKAYIEARPGFYACGNLFRPLGKKGPFPAVACPHGHWREGRFGHQPEPEGSVPARCITLARMGCVVFAYDMVGYNDSGKQIGHSIASTRNELWGLSLMGLQVWNAVRVLDWLQTLPDVIPDKIAVTGCSGGGTQTFMIMAIDPRVKVAAPVNMISCTMQGGCECENAPLLRIETNNMEIGALMAPRPLIMCSVSGDWTKETPKVEYPAVRSIFELYGAADRVTNVHLQGPHGYPKGHREAVYNFFRKWLMGIEDPTPFTEPPFQVEKKEDLLVWQGRELPPEAKKRDTLEAHVIAEARRQRDELLPKKPEDRKRFEETLGVTYRHAILAELPKGGEVMGEKLADNIPDDARVLPLTLGRKGKGDGVAAWLHRPPKPRPGAPAVVLVHPDGANALLNPMGGEPVGMLAALLDAGHAVLAIDAYLTGESAKLRAVRDEAMKGKRFFSAYNRTDLVERVQDILTSLAWLKGRKDVKEVALVGLGQAGAWCLFAAPFTPEGTRVVADLAQVGNDEHVRWQADLFTPCLLKAGGFATAVALAAPRPLLLHDVSADLDTAPFRAAYTAAGSAKSVRIEKDTLGDKAIAAWLE